One genomic region from Quercus robur chromosome 4, dhQueRobu3.1, whole genome shotgun sequence encodes:
- the LOC126723315 gene encoding metacaspase-1-like: MMMRPPPLLVNCSNCQTPLQLPAGATAIRCALCQAVTHIADHRNAPPPSSALSQSYAPPPPPAPSPYSHAPPGPPPNAHGRKKAVIVGISYRYSRHELKGCINDAKCMKYLLINKFQFPPESILMLTEEETDPYRIPTKYNMRMALYWLVQSCQPGDSLVFHYSGHGSRQRNYNGDEVDGYDETLCPLDFETQGMIVDDEINATIVKPLPIGVKLHAIIDACHSGTVLDLPFLCRMNRSGQYIWEDHRPRSGIWKGTSGGEVISFSGCDDDQTSADTSALSRITSTGAMTFCFIQAIERGHATTYGGVLSSMRTAIRSTGSNDLGGGAVTSLLTMLVTGGSVGGGLRQEPQLTACQTFDVYTKPFSL; encoded by the exons ATGATGATGAGGCCGCCGCCATTGCTAGTGAATTGCTCCAATTGCCAAACCCCTCTGCAGCTCCCAGCCGGAGCCACGGCGATTCGCTGCGCTCTCTGCCAGGCTGTCACCCACATCGCCGACCATCGCAACGCTCCGCCTCCTTCTTCGGCTCTTTCTCAATCCTAcgcgccgccgccgccgcctgCTCCGTCTCCTTACAGCCACGCGCCTCCGGGCCCCCCGCCGAACGCGCACGGGAGGAAGAAGGCGGTTATAGTTGGGATATCGTATAGGTACTCGAGGCACGAGCTTAAAGGTTGCATCAACGATGCGAAGTGCATGAAGTACCTGTTGATCAACAAGTTCCAGTTCCCTCCAGAGTCCATTCTCATGCTCACAG AAGAAGAAACTGATCCATACAGAATTCCAACTAAATACAATATGAGGATGGCATTATATTGGCTTGTTCAAAGTTGCCAACCAGGAGATTCCCTAGTGTTTCACTATTCTGGTCATGGTTCACGGCAGAGGAACTATAATGGTGATGAAGTGGATGGATACGATGAAACTCTATGTCCTTTGGACTTCGAAACTCAGGGTATGATAGTTGATGATGAGATCAATGCAACAATTGTCAAACCTCTTCCTATTGGTGTTAAGCTTCATGCAATAATAGATGCTTGTCATAGTGGCACTGTACTAGATTTGCCATTCCTTTGCCGGATGAACAG GTCTGGACAATATATATGGGAGGATCATCGCCCTCGATCAGGTATATGGAAAGGAACAAGTGGTGGAGAAGTTATTTCCTTTAGTGGGTGCGATGATGATCAGACCTCTGCTGATACATCT GCTCTATCAAGGATCACATCAACAGGTGCCATGACTTTCTGCTTCATCCAAGCAATTGAGCGTGGGCATGCGACTACATATGGGGGTGTACTCAGTTCAATGCGTACTGCCATTCGGAGTACTGGAAGTAATGACCTTGGTGGTGGTGCTGTGACATCTCTCCTCACCATGCTTGTGACAGGAGGCAGTGTTGGTGGTGGGCTAAGACAG GAGCCACAGTTGACTGCCTGCCAGACATTTGATGTGTATACAAAACCTTTCTCCCTGTGA
- the LOC126722387 gene encoding probable methyltransferase At1g27930 translates to MTKERDKESSWSRSLRRVIKEKKLNINAIVPSTSGTHGGQSPNLGEPPPPPPPGGPPRGGPRAGPTHTAQKQRVRKSFTQPTRCTSLNPRGKTVFLEEDPKWFQTVLKDSPYLKAYTVKYRTQLSQADHLLSSYRSERLCSSSDAYLRGNTRCRLALENLPDEVYETEWDLIMIDAPRGYFVEAPGRMGAIFSTTVMARNRKGSGVTHVFLHDVDRRVEKAFAEEFLCRKYLVKAVGRLWHFEIPSAANNASVAGSNSVTFC, encoded by the exons ATgacaaaagagagagataaagagagtTCTTGGAGTCGGAGTCTTAGGAgagtaataaaagaaaagaagttgaaCATCAACGCGATCGTGCCTTCAACTTCTGGAACCCACGGTGGCCAATCACCCAATTTAGGCGAACCGCCACCACCTCCGCCTCCAGGTGGGCCGCCACGTGGAGGACCTAGAGCTGGACCCAC TCACACTGCTCAAAAGCAACGGGTAAGAAAGAGCTTCACCCAGCCAACACGGTGCACCTCGCTGAACCCGCGTGGCAAAACGGTGTTCCTCGAGGAAGATCCGAAGTGGTTCCAGACGGTCCTCAAGGACTCGCCGTACCTGAAGGCCTACACGGTCAAGTACCGAACCCAGCTCTCCCAGGCCGACCATCTCCTCTCCTCGTACCGCTCCGAACGCCTCTGCTCATCGTCCGATGCGTACCTACGTGGCAACACACGGTGTCGTTTGGCGCTCGAGAATCTTCCCGACGAGGTGTACGAGACGGAGTGGGATTTGATAATGATCGACGCGCCGAGAGGGTACTTCGTTGAAGCGCCAGGTAGGATGGGTGCGATTTTCTCGACGACGGTCATGGCGAGGAACAGGAAGGGATCCGGTGTGACGCACGTGTTCCTGCACGATGTTGATCGGAGAGTAGAGAAGGCTTTTGCTGAAGAGTTTCTTTGTAGGAAGTACTTGGTTAAGGCTGTCGGGAGGCTCTGGCATTTTGAGATTCCGTCTGCGGCTAATAACGCTAGTGTTGCTGGGAGTAACTCAGTTACTTTTTGCTAA